In one window of uncultured Desulfovibrio sp. DNA:
- the cutD gene encoding choline TMA-lyase-activating enzyme, with product MIERKAIVFNIQKYNMYDGPGIRTIVFFKGCALRCKWCSNPESQRRRCDVLYKKDLCISCGACVPVCPSGIHALAGEQGQHTVNRELDCIACGRCVKACPQGALAIAGECKGISELLEVVEQDWPFYQSSGGGVTVGGGEPMLQPEAVANLLLACKHKGINTAMETCGYARPEVVRQLAEVVDLFLFDIKHMNPEKHYALTGVRNETILANLSWLLENGSNVRIRMPLLKGYNDDTEELHAVGKFLYNYKGMKNLKGVDLLPYHKMGVGKYAQLDMEYPIKDNPVLDDRDMATMESILRGYDLDVKTIRH from the coding sequence GTGATCGAAAGAAAAGCCATCGTTTTCAACATACAGAAATACAATATGTATGACGGTCCGGGCATACGCACCATCGTTTTCTTCAAGGGCTGCGCCCTTCGCTGCAAATGGTGCTCAAACCCCGAAAGCCAACGTCGGCGCTGTGATGTGCTGTACAAAAAAGACCTTTGCATCTCCTGCGGCGCGTGCGTGCCCGTCTGCCCCTCAGGCATTCACGCGCTCGCGGGAGAGCAAGGCCAGCATACCGTAAACAGGGAGCTTGACTGCATCGCCTGTGGACGCTGCGTAAAGGCCTGCCCCCAGGGGGCGCTGGCCATCGCGGGCGAATGCAAGGGCATTTCTGAACTGCTGGAAGTGGTGGAACAGGACTGGCCCTTTTACCAGAGCTCCGGCGGGGGCGTTACCGTTGGCGGCGGCGAACCCATGCTCCAGCCGGAAGCCGTGGCAAACCTGCTGCTTGCCTGTAAGCACAAGGGCATCAACACCGCCATGGAAACGTGCGGCTATGCCCGCCCCGAAGTTGTGCGCCAGCTTGCCGAAGTGGTTGATCTCTTCCTCTTCGACATCAAGCACATGAATCCGGAAAAGCACTATGCCCTCACAGGCGTGCGCAACGAGACCATACTGGCGAACCTGAGCTGGCTGCTTGAAAACGGCAGCAACGTGCGTATCCGCATGCCCCTGCTGAAGGGATACAACGATGATACGGAAGAACTGCACGCCGTAGGAAAATTTCTGTATAATTACAAAGGTATGAAAAATTTAAAGGGTGTTGATCTGCTCCCCTACCACAAAATGGGCGTCGGCAAGTACGCCCAGCTCGACATGGAATATCCCATCAAGGACAACCCTGTGCTTGATGACCGGGATATGGCGACAATGGAAAGCATTTTGCGTGGCTATGACCTCGATGTGAAGACTATCAGGCATTAG